From the genome of Lawsonella clevelandensis, one region includes:
- a CDS encoding helix-turn-helix transcriptional regulator codes for MRYFKRSAQPSSQPTHDTVTTREAIARLLLHGPLTASAIADELSLTTPAVRRHLSIMAEEGVATAVDPSPYQERGRGRPAKLFHLSDVGRSHFGHAYDDLAVDALRMVRKLGGERALVDFAQQHMRDVVADIAPLSEDASRDEVQQCAEKIANAFNQSGFATSVENARGGVQICQHHCPVAHVAHDFPALCVAEHQVLSELLNTPIQRLSTIAYGAHTCTANISVPQPTAHTYAEREEA; via the coding sequence ATGCGTTACTTTAAACGATCAGCACAGCCGTCCTCGCAGCCTACCCACGATACCGTCACCACTCGTGAAGCTATTGCTCGACTGCTTCTTCACGGCCCTCTTACAGCCTCAGCAATCGCCGACGAACTCTCTCTCACCACCCCTGCGGTGCGCCGCCACCTAAGCATTATGGCGGAAGAAGGTGTCGCTACGGCGGTGGACCCGTCACCCTACCAAGAACGGGGGAGAGGCCGCCCGGCAAAACTCTTCCACCTCAGCGATGTTGGCCGGTCCCACTTCGGACACGCCTACGATGACCTTGCCGTGGATGCCCTCCGGATGGTTCGAAAACTAGGTGGAGAACGTGCTCTCGTCGATTTCGCCCAACAGCACATGAGGGACGTTGTCGCAGACATCGCCCCCCTCAGTGAGGACGCAAGCCGTGATGAGGTGCAGCAGTGCGCTGAGAAAATCGCGAATGCCTTTAACCAGAGTGGCTTCGCGACATCTGTCGAGAATGCACGTGGCGGTGTACAAATCTGCCAGCACCACTGCCCGGTAGCGCATGTTGCTCATGATTTTCCGGCCTTGTGCGTCGCTGAGCATCAGGTTCTTTCCGAACTGCTCAATACCCCCATTCAACGACTCTCCACCATCGCCTATGGGGCACACACCTGCACTGCCAATATCAGTGTGCCTCAACCCACTGCTCACACCTACGCGGAAAGGGAAGAAGCATGA
- the tkt gene encoding transketolase, which translates to MSLSPELKKYVEPNYPSDWTELDSKAVDTARLLAADAVQKCGSGHPGTAMSLAPLAYTLYQRVMRLDPKDPKWVGRDRFILSCGHSSLTQYVQLYFSGCGLELQDIKDLRTWGSLTPGHPEYGHTDGVEMTTGPLGQGLATSVGMAMAARRERGLFDPEAAAGESPFDHYIYVIASDGDFQEGVTAEACSLAGTQQLGNLIVLYDDNDISIEENTDIAFTEDVAARYEAYGWHVQHVDGGENIADIEAAIDAAKKVTDKPSLIVVRTIIGYPAPTKQNTGSCHGAALGVDEVRATKEVLGFNPDEDFAVADEVIEHTRKAVDRGADAHADWQKSFDAWAAANPEKKELFDRLFAGELPDGWDADLPVWEEGASVATRKASEGAINALAGTLPELWGGSCDLAGSNNTVVKGERSFGPAAITTETWSTDPYGRNLHFGIREHAMGAILNGIALHGPTLPYGGTFLIFSEYMRPAIRLGSQMGTNVVYVLTHDSIGLGEDGPTHQPVEQVACLRAIPGVSVFRPADANETVACWKAAVQDKQGPKGLALSRQNLPVLAGTKEQAAEGVVRGGYVLQDCDGTPDVVLIGTGSEVHLAVNAAAALAEEGIKARVVSMPCLDWFEQQDADYQDSVIPKNVKARVSVEAGLALSWWKILGAAGKAVSLEHFGASAPAEELFERFGITAEAVVEAAKASLAAAK; encoded by the coding sequence ATGTCATTGAGCCCGGAACTCAAGAAATATGTAGAACCGAACTACCCCAGCGATTGGACCGAACTCGATAGCAAAGCTGTCGACACTGCCCGTCTACTCGCTGCCGACGCCGTCCAGAAGTGCGGCTCCGGCCACCCCGGTACTGCGATGAGTCTTGCCCCTCTCGCCTACACCCTCTACCAGCGGGTGATGCGTCTCGACCCGAAGGATCCAAAATGGGTTGGTCGCGACCGATTCATCCTCTCCTGTGGCCACTCATCCCTCACCCAGTACGTCCAGCTCTACTTCAGCGGCTGCGGCCTGGAGCTGCAGGACATCAAAGATCTCCGCACTTGGGGATCTCTCACCCCCGGCCACCCCGAGTACGGTCACACTGATGGTGTGGAAATGACCACCGGCCCGCTCGGCCAAGGTCTTGCTACCTCGGTGGGTATGGCCATGGCGGCACGCCGTGAACGCGGCCTTTTCGACCCCGAGGCTGCAGCTGGCGAGTCTCCCTTCGATCACTACATCTACGTCATTGCCTCGGACGGTGATTTCCAGGAGGGTGTCACCGCGGAAGCTTGTTCACTTGCTGGTACTCAGCAGCTCGGCAACCTCATCGTTCTCTACGATGACAACGACATTTCGATTGAAGAAAACACCGATATCGCCTTTACCGAGGATGTCGCTGCCCGTTACGAAGCCTACGGTTGGCACGTTCAGCATGTTGACGGCGGCGAGAACATTGCCGACATCGAAGCTGCTATTGACGCCGCTAAGAAGGTCACGGATAAGCCTTCTCTCATTGTTGTACGCACCATTATTGGTTACCCTGCGCCCACCAAACAGAACACTGGTTCCTGCCACGGTGCGGCACTGGGCGTCGATGAAGTTCGTGCCACCAAGGAAGTCCTCGGATTCAATCCCGATGAGGACTTCGCTGTCGCCGACGAGGTTATTGAGCACACTCGTAAGGCAGTCGATCGTGGTGCCGATGCGCATGCGGATTGGCAGAAGAGCTTCGATGCATGGGCAGCTGCCAACCCGGAAAAGAAGGAACTCTTTGACCGTCTGTTCGCCGGCGAGCTTCCGGATGGTTGGGATGCTGATCTTCCGGTGTGGGAGGAAGGCGCCTCGGTAGCTACCCGTAAGGCTTCAGAAGGTGCCATCAATGCACTCGCAGGTACCCTTCCCGAGCTGTGGGGTGGCTCCTGTGACCTTGCAGGCTCCAACAACACGGTTGTGAAGGGCGAGAGGTCCTTTGGCCCGGCCGCCATCACCACCGAAACGTGGTCAACTGACCCCTATGGCCGGAACCTCCACTTCGGTATTCGCGAACATGCTATGGGTGCCATTCTTAACGGCATCGCCCTCCACGGACCCACCCTCCCCTATGGTGGTACCTTCCTCATTTTCTCCGAGTACATGCGTCCAGCTATTCGTCTCGGTTCACAAATGGGGACCAATGTCGTCTATGTGCTGACCCATGACTCCATCGGTCTGGGTGAAGACGGCCCGACGCACCAGCCAGTCGAGCAGGTTGCGTGCCTGCGCGCCATTCCTGGTGTATCAGTGTTCCGCCCTGCAGATGCTAATGAGACTGTCGCCTGTTGGAAAGCTGCGGTCCAGGATAAGCAAGGCCCGAAGGGACTCGCCTTGTCCCGCCAAAATCTTCCCGTCCTAGCCGGAACGAAGGAGCAGGCTGCAGAAGGCGTTGTCCGTGGTGGTTATGTTCTGCAGGACTGCGATGGCACCCCTGACGTTGTGCTGATCGGTACCGGCTCAGAAGTCCACCTGGCAGTCAATGCTGCTGCTGCTCTCGCTGAAGAGGGAATTAAGGCACGTGTCGTTTCCATGCCATGCCTCGATTGGTTCGAGCAGCAGGATGCCGACTACCAGGATTCCGTCATTCCGAAGAACGTCAAGGCACGAGTTTCCGTTGAAGCCGGCTTGGCACTGTCCTGGTGGAAGATCCTTGGCGCTGCCGGCAAGGCTGTTTCCCTCGAACATTTCGGAGCCTCTGCACCCGCTGAAGAGCTGTTCGAACGTTTCGGTATCACTGCAGAAGCTGTTGTGGAAGCCGCGAAGGCTTCTCTTGCTGCCGCCAAGTAA
- a CDS encoding cysteine desulfurase: MFDVQAVRADFPILNRTVRGEKPLVYLDSGATSQKPLQVLDAEREFLLHHNAATHRGAHQLAEEATDAYENARANVAGFIGCAVDEVIFTKNSTESLNLVSYVLGDERAGGYRVTAGDEIIISEAEHHANLVPWQELCRRTGAILKWFPLQDDGRLDLDAVDMTERTKAVAITHASNVTGAITDVATVVERAHQVGALVVLDACQSVPHMPVNVTALGVDFAAFSGHKMLAPSGVGVLYGRAQILQGLPPFLTGGSMIEHVTMEKTTYAAPPQRYEAGVPNMSQVIGLGAAISYLDVLGMDNVFAHEQELTRYALEQLNGLPGVRIIGPSTPEQRGSALSFTVDGIHSHDVGQFLDDDGIAVRVGHHCAEPLHSRFGISGTARASFYIYNSCADVDQLVEGILRVQKFFGVI, from the coding sequence ATGTTTGACGTCCAGGCTGTACGTGCCGACTTTCCCATTTTGAACCGCACTGTGCGGGGGGAGAAGCCGCTGGTATACCTCGATTCGGGGGCAACCTCGCAAAAGCCACTGCAGGTATTGGATGCTGAGCGCGAGTTTCTTCTTCACCACAACGCTGCCACCCACCGAGGTGCGCATCAGCTTGCTGAAGAAGCAACTGATGCCTACGAGAATGCACGTGCAAACGTTGCAGGCTTTATCGGTTGCGCCGTCGACGAGGTTATCTTCACTAAAAACTCGACTGAGTCTCTTAACCTCGTGTCCTACGTTCTGGGGGATGAAAGAGCTGGTGGCTACCGTGTTACCGCAGGGGATGAAATCATCATCTCGGAGGCGGAGCACCATGCGAATCTCGTCCCGTGGCAGGAACTCTGCCGACGCACTGGTGCCATTTTGAAGTGGTTTCCCCTGCAGGATGATGGCCGCCTGGACCTCGACGCAGTCGACATGACCGAGCGAACCAAAGCGGTGGCTATAACACACGCCTCTAACGTGACGGGTGCCATTACTGATGTTGCCACCGTGGTTGAACGCGCTCACCAGGTTGGGGCACTCGTCGTTCTTGATGCGTGCCAATCCGTTCCCCATATGCCAGTCAATGTCACTGCGCTTGGCGTCGACTTTGCTGCATTTTCTGGACACAAGATGCTGGCCCCGTCGGGCGTAGGTGTGTTGTACGGCCGCGCACAGATCCTGCAGGGCCTACCTCCCTTCCTCACCGGTGGTTCCATGATTGAACACGTCACCATGGAAAAGACCACCTATGCGGCTCCGCCGCAACGCTACGAAGCTGGTGTCCCCAACATGAGCCAGGTCATTGGCCTTGGTGCTGCGATTAGCTACCTGGATGTTTTAGGAATGGATAACGTTTTTGCCCACGAGCAAGAACTCACCCGGTACGCGCTTGAGCAGCTCAATGGCCTACCTGGTGTCCGTATCATCGGTCCAAGTACACCGGAACAGCGAGGGAGCGCCCTCTCTTTTACAGTCGATGGTATCCACTCCCATGATGTGGGCCAGTTCCTCGATGACGATGGCATTGCCGTCCGGGTCGGACACCACTGCGCTGAACCATTGCACAGCCGCTTCGGCATTTCTGGCACTGCCCGCGCTAGCTTCTATATCTACAACTCCTGTGCTGACGTCGATCAGCTGGTAGAAGGAATCCTCCGCGTACAAAAGTTCTTTGGAGTTATCTAA
- the sufU gene encoding Fe-S cluster assembly sulfur transfer protein SufU produces MRLESMYQEVILDHYRHPNARGLRDDWDAEVHHHNTSCGDDIRLRVHLDHCPEDPRNPEKTRIRDISYDGEGCSISQASTSIMTEQLIGHTVAEAFVICDRFEEMITSRGQDEGDEAVLGDGIALAGVSQYPARVKCALLGWMAFKDASSQALDDSIALGSSTSTEVGKDN; encoded by the coding sequence ATGCGCTTGGAAAGTATGTACCAAGAGGTCATCTTGGACCACTATCGGCACCCCAATGCGCGGGGCCTACGCGATGATTGGGATGCGGAAGTACACCATCACAACACGTCTTGTGGCGACGATATTCGGCTACGGGTACACCTTGACCATTGTCCCGAAGACCCCCGAAACCCGGAGAAAACCCGCATCCGCGACATCTCTTATGACGGTGAAGGGTGTTCTATCAGCCAGGCATCCACGTCCATCATGACGGAGCAGCTGATCGGCCATACAGTGGCGGAGGCCTTCGTCATTTGTGATCGTTTCGAGGAGATGATCACCTCCCGTGGGCAGGACGAGGGAGACGAAGCAGTTCTGGGTGACGGTATCGCGTTGGCCGGTGTCTCGCAGTATCCTGCGCGAGTGAAATGTGCGTTGCTCGGCTGGATGGCGTTTAAGGATGCTAGTTCGCAGGCTTTGGATGATTCCATTGCGCTCGGTAGTAGTACGTCAACGGAAGTGGGGAAGGATAACTAG
- the sufB gene encoding Fe-S cluster assembly protein SufB, translated as MTQTLPPDIDNIIAERDKNIDEIGRYDYGWHDTDTFGATARRGLSEDVVREISRLKNEPEWMLEIRLKALKIFAAKPLPTWGPDLSGIDFDTYKYFVRTTEKQATTWEDLPEDIRNTYDKLGIPDAEKKRLVSGVAAQYESEVVYHKIREDLEKQGVIFVDTDTGLREYPELFQKYFGTVIPAGDNKFSALNTAVWSGGSFVYVPKGVHVVIPLQAYFRINTENMGQFERTLIIVDEDAYVHYVEGCTAPIYQTDSLHSGVVEIVVEKNARCRYTTIQNWSNNVYNLVTQRAKAAEGATMEWVDGNIGSKLNMKYPAVYMMGPHAKGEVLSVQFAGEGQHQDTGAKMVHMAPYTSSNIVSKSVSRSGGRSGYRGLVSIHKGAHGSSSSVKCDALLVDDISRTDTYPYADIREDDVTMGHEATVSQVSEEQLFYLMSRGLTEEEAMAMVVRGFIEPIAKELPMEYALELNRLIELQMEGAVG; from the coding sequence ATGACGCAGACCCTGCCCCCAGATATTGACAACATTATTGCTGAGCGCGATAAGAACATCGACGAGATTGGCCGCTATGACTACGGCTGGCACGACACCGACACCTTCGGCGCGACTGCTCGTCGTGGCCTTTCTGAAGACGTTGTGCGAGAGATTTCACGGCTTAAAAATGAGCCCGAATGGATGCTCGAGATTCGTCTCAAAGCTCTCAAGATTTTTGCGGCAAAGCCACTGCCGACCTGGGGACCCGATCTCTCTGGCATCGACTTCGACACCTACAAGTACTTCGTCCGCACCACTGAGAAACAGGCGACCACATGGGAAGACCTTCCCGAAGACATTCGTAACACCTACGACAAACTCGGCATCCCGGATGCCGAGAAGAAGCGACTCGTCTCCGGAGTTGCCGCTCAATACGAGTCGGAAGTGGTCTACCACAAGATCCGTGAAGACCTAGAAAAGCAAGGCGTCATCTTTGTCGATACCGACACCGGATTGCGCGAATATCCTGAGCTTTTCCAGAAGTACTTCGGCACCGTTATTCCCGCTGGGGACAATAAATTCTCCGCCCTCAACACCGCTGTCTGGTCGGGTGGATCGTTCGTCTATGTTCCCAAGGGAGTCCACGTCGTAATTCCCTTGCAGGCATACTTCCGCATTAACACCGAGAATATGGGGCAGTTCGAACGCACCCTCATCATCGTCGATGAAGATGCGTACGTGCACTACGTCGAAGGGTGTACAGCACCGATCTACCAGACTGATTCATTGCACTCCGGCGTCGTCGAGATTGTCGTAGAGAAGAATGCCCGGTGCCGTTACACCACTATCCAGAACTGGTCCAACAACGTCTACAACTTGGTGACGCAGCGCGCTAAGGCTGCAGAAGGCGCCACCATGGAATGGGTGGACGGCAATATCGGTTCCAAACTCAACATGAAATACCCGGCCGTCTACATGATGGGTCCGCATGCCAAAGGTGAGGTTCTGTCCGTGCAGTTCGCTGGAGAAGGACAGCACCAGGATACCGGCGCGAAAATGGTCCATATGGCGCCCTACACGTCCTCCAACATCGTGTCGAAGTCGGTGTCACGCAGTGGTGGACGATCTGGCTACCGCGGGTTGGTCTCCATTCACAAGGGTGCACATGGCTCGTCGTCATCGGTGAAATGCGATGCCCTACTCGTTGACGACATTTCACGCACCGATACCTACCCGTACGCAGATATTCGCGAAGACGACGTCACGATGGGCCACGAGGCCACCGTTTCCCAGGTTTCTGAAGAACAGCTTTTCTACCTCATGAGCCGCGGATTGACCGAAGAAGAAGCCATGGCAATGGTGGTACGTGGTTTTATCGAACCCATCGCGAAAGAGCTTCCTATGGAATACGCACTTGAGCTCAACCGCCTCATCGAACTGCAGATGGAAGGAGCAGTCGGTTAA
- the sufC gene encoding Fe-S cluster assembly ATPase SufC, with translation MSALEIKDLTAQVKRTDETEEPIEILKGVSLTINSGETHAIMGPNGSGKSTLSYVIAGHPKYEVTGGSISLDGSDVLSMTADERARAGLFLAMQYPVEVPGVSTSSFLRSAAAAVRGEAPRLRQWVKEVREEMEFLHIDPAFNDRSVNEGFSGGEKKRFETLQLALLKPKFAILDETDSGLDVDALRHVSKGINKYQDETNGGVLLITHYTRILRYVKPDVVHVFANGKIALTGGPELADQLEEQGYDEFVGKGK, from the coding sequence ATGTCCGCACTCGAAATCAAAGACCTCACTGCACAGGTCAAGCGTACCGACGAGACCGAGGAGCCCATCGAGATTCTCAAAGGCGTCTCGCTTACCATCAACTCTGGAGAAACCCACGCCATCATGGGACCTAACGGCTCTGGTAAGTCGACTCTCTCCTATGTCATCGCTGGCCACCCCAAATATGAAGTGACAGGTGGGTCTATCTCTCTTGACGGTTCCGACGTGCTGTCTATGACGGCCGATGAGCGGGCACGTGCTGGTCTTTTCCTCGCTATGCAGTATCCCGTTGAAGTACCGGGTGTTTCTACCTCGAGCTTCCTCCGCTCTGCTGCAGCTGCTGTGCGTGGAGAAGCACCTCGGCTCCGACAGTGGGTCAAAGAAGTTCGCGAAGAGATGGAATTTCTCCATATAGATCCGGCATTCAATGATCGATCTGTTAATGAAGGTTTTTCCGGTGGTGAAAAAAAGCGCTTTGAGACCTTGCAGCTCGCACTCCTCAAACCTAAGTTCGCCATCTTGGATGAGACCGACTCCGGACTGGATGTCGATGCTCTCCGACATGTCTCCAAGGGCATCAACAAGTATCAGGACGAAACCAATGGTGGCGTCCTCCTCATCACCCACTACACCCGTATCCTTCGCTATGTGAAGCCGGATGTTGTCCATGTGTTTGCCAACGGAAAGATCGCTCTTACTGGTGGCCCAGAACTAGCTGACCAGCTGGAAGAACAGGGCTACGACGAGTTCGTTGGGAAAGGGAAGTAA
- a CDS encoding SufB/SufD family protein, producing MTYTAHKADRVFSTSVEDFPRPHGKLEDWRFTPTRRFAPLAQVSDESSQRAWTVDLSTPGAAQLMRVARTDSPAGQVELPSDRLAAVAWNGSRDVDVLRFSGGATATEPTVLSIGTAADTHLPTDISASNTSAPATVTYGHLVVEVPANTTAELLVYRSGEGMQADNIEFSVGDDATLTVAFVNLWDDDAVVASAHHAYVGRDARLRHGLITLGGGATRTTTSVTYGGSGGDAEMLGLFFGGVGQHVENRLLVDHQFAHCRSNVNYKGALLGNPDSKLGDAHGVWVGDVLIRPEAHGTDTYESNRNLLLSKAARVDSIPNLEIATGQIIGAGHASTTGRFDEEQLFYLQSRGIDEVTARQLVVRGFFHDIVHKLNLPSLEEELDAIVIWQLERAGL from the coding sequence ATGACCTATACCGCACACAAGGCGGACCGCGTCTTCTCCACATCGGTTGAGGATTTCCCCCGCCCACACGGCAAACTGGAAGACTGGCGTTTTACTCCGACACGGCGCTTCGCACCGCTTGCACAGGTTTCCGACGAATCCTCACAACGAGCCTGGACAGTAGATCTCTCCACCCCCGGGGCTGCTCAGCTCATGCGAGTCGCCCGTACGGATTCTCCCGCAGGACAGGTTGAACTGCCCTCCGATCGGCTAGCAGCAGTGGCGTGGAATGGTAGCAGGGATGTGGACGTCTTGCGTTTTTCCGGCGGTGCAACCGCTACAGAGCCCACGGTCCTGTCTATCGGTACCGCAGCCGACACTCACCTTCCCACAGATATATCAGCTAGTAATACCTCCGCTCCTGCCACGGTTACCTATGGACATCTCGTCGTTGAGGTGCCTGCCAACACTACTGCCGAACTGCTCGTGTACCGCTCCGGCGAGGGTATGCAAGCTGACAACATCGAGTTTTCGGTAGGAGACGATGCGACGTTAACTGTCGCATTCGTCAACCTGTGGGATGACGATGCTGTTGTTGCCTCTGCACATCATGCTTACGTGGGGCGGGATGCCCGGCTCCGTCACGGCCTTATTACTCTCGGCGGCGGTGCCACACGCACAACCACCTCGGTGACCTACGGAGGTTCTGGGGGAGACGCCGAAATGCTCGGTCTATTCTTCGGGGGGGTGGGACAGCATGTCGAGAACCGGCTGCTTGTCGACCACCAGTTTGCGCACTGCCGGTCAAACGTCAACTACAAGGGCGCTCTCTTGGGTAACCCCGACTCAAAACTGGGCGATGCCCACGGCGTCTGGGTAGGGGACGTTCTCATCCGTCCGGAAGCTCATGGAACGGACACCTACGAAAGCAACCGTAACCTTCTCCTCAGTAAAGCTGCCCGAGTCGACTCTATTCCTAACTTGGAGATCGCCACCGGTCAGATTATAGGTGCTGGACACGCATCCACTACCGGACGATTCGATGAGGAACAACTCTTCTACCTGCAGTCCCGCGGTATTGACGAAGTGACTGCCCGGCAGCTTGTGGTACGTGGCTTTTTCCACGATATAGTCCACAAACTTAATCTTCCCAGCCTCGAAGAGGAGCTTGATGCCATCGTCATCTGGCAGCTTGAACGAGCTGGCCTCTAG
- the mptB gene encoding polyprenol phosphomannose-dependent alpha 1,6 mannosyltransferase MptB codes for MTLSPSATHTSSAGEAASLGRPRGSILRVIHREEAIVAPLSAESTRRWRVVRLIGTMAALLIAVGGWGGGAVMAQNPISTVPVLNVLARAPFAAVGLCLIGTTVLVVSWLTMMRYALPIRHYHRGETDITQMTRGQSWTVLAGWSIPLFFTAPMFSKDVYSYVAFGYAAHQGLDVYAGGPQDLLHGGPLVDNVPLEWRHTPAQYGAGLIAIARLIGALTGENIVAAIVCYRVLALISLVVLAIAVRWLAHRCNMRAATALWLGVLNPLTLFHMVAGIHNEGIMLALTMVGLAIGLEGTRFPRRSVRGWGFLLLGACLIALGASIKLPAMVALGFLGMEAARRWWKRWWAIPLMGIVMVAIMAVTVVLTTVLGGTSWAWITTTGAAAQYPTVLTLTNDAAKAATAVGSLLGLGNHYEALRGLFIVIGLLIATAFLCWALWKVYLGELHPVGGFGMSMFVIVLCFPVMHPWYLLWGVVALSAWINDRRYRIPVVVISAIVSIWIMPQGGTMPLSLNVALVIETLVLLVAGLFTWRMLFNRDNAVRHNRLSAMNEN; via the coding sequence GTGACACTATCGCCCTCCGCAACACACACGTCTTCTGCAGGTGAAGCGGCCTCTTTAGGTCGCCCACGCGGCAGTATTCTGCGTGTTATCCACCGTGAAGAAGCCATCGTCGCCCCCCTGTCTGCTGAATCGACACGGCGTTGGCGTGTCGTCAGGCTCATCGGTACGATGGCGGCTCTCCTCATCGCCGTTGGGGGCTGGGGCGGCGGTGCGGTGATGGCGCAGAATCCTATTTCCACGGTGCCCGTGTTGAATGTGTTGGCTCGCGCCCCATTCGCAGCAGTCGGTTTGTGTCTTATCGGGACTACTGTCCTCGTCGTCAGTTGGCTAACGATGATGCGCTACGCACTCCCCATCCGCCACTACCATCGGGGAGAGACAGACATCACCCAAATGACTCGTGGACAATCCTGGACGGTGTTAGCAGGGTGGTCTATCCCGCTCTTTTTTACAGCTCCGATGTTTTCCAAGGATGTCTACTCCTATGTGGCATTCGGCTATGCTGCGCACCAAGGCCTTGACGTTTACGCTGGAGGCCCGCAGGATCTTCTCCACGGAGGTCCCTTAGTGGACAACGTCCCCTTGGAGTGGCGTCACACCCCTGCCCAATATGGTGCCGGTCTTATTGCGATAGCACGTCTTATTGGTGCACTCACCGGAGAGAACATCGTTGCCGCGATTGTCTGTTACCGGGTCCTCGCGCTTATTTCTCTTGTTGTGCTGGCTATTGCTGTACGTTGGCTGGCACACCGCTGCAATATGCGGGCAGCAACCGCGCTGTGGTTAGGGGTACTTAACCCGCTTACGCTGTTCCATATGGTGGCTGGCATCCACAACGAGGGCATCATGCTGGCGCTGACAATGGTAGGTCTCGCGATTGGGTTGGAAGGCACCCGCTTCCCTCGGCGTTCGGTACGAGGTTGGGGGTTTCTCCTTCTTGGCGCTTGCCTGATCGCGTTGGGGGCGAGCATCAAATTACCTGCAATGGTGGCGCTGGGTTTTCTCGGTATGGAGGCTGCTCGTCGCTGGTGGAAACGCTGGTGGGCGATCCCTCTTATGGGTATCGTCATGGTCGCGATCATGGCGGTGACGGTAGTCTTGACTACAGTGCTTGGTGGGACCAGTTGGGCATGGATTACGACTACAGGTGCGGCTGCCCAGTACCCCACAGTGCTGACGTTAACGAATGATGCTGCGAAGGCCGCGACTGCAGTGGGGAGCCTTTTGGGGCTAGGTAACCACTATGAAGCGCTGCGTGGCCTTTTTATCGTGATTGGACTTCTTATTGCCACTGCATTCCTCTGCTGGGCGTTGTGGAAGGTGTACCTGGGAGAGCTTCACCCGGTTGGCGGGTTTGGGATGTCAATGTTCGTCATCGTGCTGTGCTTCCCAGTAATGCACCCCTGGTATTTACTGTGGGGCGTGGTTGCGCTGTCGGCATGGATTAATGATCGGCGCTATCGCATTCCTGTGGTGGTGATCTCCGCAATTGTGTCCATCTGGATCATGCCGCAGGGCGGCACTATGCCACTTTCTCTCAATGTGGCCCTCGTTATCGAGACGCTAGTGCTATTGGTAGCTGGGCTCTTTACGTGGCGCATGCTGTTCAATCGGGACAATGCGGTGCGTCACAATCGCCTTTCTGCGATGAATGAAAATTAA
- the tal gene encoding transaldolase, with protein MSINPRIAALKELGTSVWLDDLSTDLLESGTVDDFINETGIVGLTTNPSIFEKSITTSSTYDATIAKCAAAGENASEATFSLICKDVDEACEKFLPVWEASDGVDGRVSIEVEPGFAHDTANTVEQARALWKRLDRPNLLIKVPATAAGIPAIKQLISEGISVNATLIFSVECYEAVMNAYIEGLREAKENGLDISKIVSVASVFVSRLDGVVDKQLTEVGTEEAFALRGKAGIANSRLAYDVFVKAHAEGGQFDDLAAAGGRPQRLLWASTSVKNPDYPDTLYVVELAGPDTVNTIPQNTLKAMADHGEVKGDTLTGTGEEAAAVWQAIKDQGVDLNAVVQMLEDQGVASFIESWKNLVASVESRMKED; from the coding sequence ATGTCTATCAATCCCCGTATTGCCGCCCTCAAGGAGCTCGGCACTTCTGTATGGCTCGATGATCTCTCCACTGACCTGCTTGAGAGCGGGACTGTGGATGATTTCATCAATGAGACTGGCATTGTTGGCCTGACCACCAACCCTTCCATCTTCGAGAAGTCGATCACTACGTCCTCCACATACGATGCCACCATCGCCAAATGTGCGGCGGCTGGAGAGAATGCCTCTGAAGCAACGTTCTCTCTCATATGCAAGGATGTCGACGAGGCTTGTGAGAAGTTCCTTCCCGTCTGGGAGGCCTCCGATGGGGTCGATGGTCGCGTCTCTATCGAAGTTGAGCCTGGCTTCGCCCATGACACCGCTAACACCGTTGAGCAGGCCCGTGCCCTGTGGAAGCGTCTGGACCGCCCTAACCTTCTCATTAAGGTTCCGGCAACCGCTGCTGGTATTCCCGCAATCAAGCAACTCATCAGCGAGGGCATTAGCGTCAACGCCACGCTTATCTTCTCGGTGGAATGCTACGAAGCTGTCATGAACGCTTACATTGAAGGCCTTCGTGAAGCAAAAGAGAATGGCCTCGACATCTCCAAGATTGTTTCTGTCGCATCTGTTTTTGTTTCTCGACTGGACGGCGTTGTCGACAAGCAACTCACTGAGGTGGGAACCGAGGAAGCGTTCGCTCTGCGTGGCAAGGCTGGTATCGCCAACTCCCGCCTTGCCTACGATGTCTTCGTCAAGGCGCATGCCGAGGGTGGACAGTTCGATGATCTCGCAGCAGCGGGTGGCCGTCCCCAGCGTCTGCTATGGGCCTCCACCTCGGTAAAGAACCCTGACTACCCCGACACGCTCTACGTGGTTGAGCTGGCTGGCCCTGACACCGTCAACACGATCCCCCAGAACACCCTGAAGGCGATGGCAGATCATGGTGAAGTGAAGGGCGATACCTTGACGGGGACTGGCGAGGAAGCTGCTGCCGTATGGCAGGCCATTAAGGACCAGGGCGTTGATCTGAACGCCGTTGTGCAGATGCTGGAAGACCAAGGTGTTGCCTCATTTATTGAGTCGTGGAAGAACTTGGTCGCCTCTGTCGAATCCCGTATGAAGGAAGACTAA